The genomic DNA TTTGAGCGGGCAATCCCCTGGTTGCCGTTGATCGAAGCGCCGCAACTCGAAGAGCAGCGTCTCCTGAAGCTGGTCCAGGCGGGGGCGAAGTTCATTGGCAAGGTCGATTCGGGCGGCTGGAAAACAAAAACGGCCTTCATGAGAAGGCCGTTTTCGGGATTTCATCGGCGCAAGGCGCCAATCAAATCAGCAGCTGTAGTACAGCTCGTATTCCAGCGGGTGCACGAAGGTACGGACCTTGATCTCTTCTTCGCTCTTCAGTTCGATGAAGGCATCGATGAAGTCGTCGGAGAACACGCCGCCTTTGGTCAGGAACGCACGGCCTTTGTCCAGCTCTTCCAGAGCTTCTTTCAGGCTGCCGCAAACTTGCGGAATATCTTTCGCCTCTTCAGGCGGCAGGTCGTACAGGTTCTTGTCGGCAGCATCGCCTGGGTGAATCTTGTTCTGGATGCCGTCCAGGCCAGCCATCAGCAGGGCTGCGAAAGCCAGGTACGGGTTGGCCGATGGGTCCGGGAAGCGCGCTTCGATACGACGGGCTTTAGGGCTGCCGACGTAAGGAATGCGGATCGAGGCGGAACGGTTGCGTGCCGAGTATGCCAGCATAACCGGGGCTTCGAAGCCTGGAACCAGACGCTTGTAGGAGTTGGTCGACGGGTTGGTGAAGCCGTTCAGGGCCTTACCGTGCTTGATGATACCGCCGATGAAGTACAGGGCAGTTTCGGACAGACCGGCATAGCCTTCACCCGCGAAGGTGTTCTTGCCGTCTTTCCAGATCGACATGTGCACGTGCATGCCCGAGCCGTTGTCGCCGTACAGTGGTTTTGGCATGAAGGTGGCGGTACGGCCGTATGCGTCGGCAACATTGTGCACGACATATTTCAGGGCCTGTACTTCGTCAGCTTTCTTCACCAGGGTGTTGAACTTGACGCCGATTTCGTTCTGGCCGGCAGTCGCCACTTCATGGTGGTGAACTTCGACGGTCTGGCCCATCTCTTCCAGCGCGTTGCACATGGCAGTACGGATTTCGTGGTCGTGGTCGAACGGCGGAACCGGGAAGTAGCCGCCTTTGACGCCAGGACGGTGACCTTTGTTGCCGCCTTCCACGTCAGCGCCAGTCATCCACGAGCCTTGCTCGGAGAAGATCTTGAACATCGAGCCGGAGATGTCCGACTGGAACTTCACTTCGTCGAAGATGAAGAACTCAGGCTCTGGGCCGGCGAAGACGGTGTCACCGATGCCGGTGCTCTTGAGGTATTCTTCAGCGCGCTTGGCGATCGCACGTGGGTCGCGATCGTAGCCCTGCATGCTCGACGGGTCGACGATGTCGCAGGTGATGATCAGGGTCGGCTCTTCGGTGAACGGGTCCAGTACGGCGGTATCGTCGACCGGCATCAGGATCATGTCGGAGGCTTCGATGCCTTTCCAGCCAGCGATGGAGGAGCCGTCGAACATCTTGCCGACTTCGAAGAAGTCTTCGTCCAGGCCATCACGCGCTGGCATGGTCACGTGATGCTGAGTGCCTTTGGTGTCCGTGAAACGCAGATCAATCCACTTGACGTCATGATCTTTGATGAGTTGAACCGACTTCGACATGTTGTCCTCCGGATGGTCTAGAGCGCGGTGGGCCGCTGCCCTGGAAAAAAGGGTGTTGCCGGGCGCGGATAGTCGGCCAAGCTTACCTGCCTCACAAGGGAGCAAATTGCATGCCAGTGCCCGAAAATGGCGAGGCCGGGATAAAAAGGGGCGTTTGCGGGCATTTGGCGGTGGCTTGGCGGTTAAAGATGCACCCTTACGAGGCGGTTTTTCGGGTTGGCGCACCAATATCGTGCATCGAATGGGTTGTGTGCTTCCTTTAAGGGCCTCATCGCCGGCAAGCCAGCTCCCACATCTAGGCGCAGGTCTTGAGGCCTACCGATGTCCTGTAGAAGCTGGCTTGCCGGCGATGAGGCCAGTACAGGCAATATAAATCCAACCTTCTGTACAAAAGTTGGTCAAATCCTGAGCAATTTCCGATATAATTCGCGCCCCTCATTTTTCGGCAGGCCCTGCGCGCGCTGTTAACCAATGAAACTTATCGTCAAAGTCTTCCCAGAAATCACCATCAAGAGCCGGCCGGTACGCAAGCGCTTCATCCGCCAGCTCGGCAAGAATATCCGTAACGTGCTCAAGGATCTCGACCCTGAGCTCGCGGTCGATGGTGTCTGGGACAACCTCGAAGTGGTTACCCGCGTCGAAGACGAAAAAGTCCAGCGCGAGATGATCGAGCGCCTCACCTGTACCCCGGGTATCACCCACTTCCTGCAGGTGGAGGAATACCCGCTCGGTGACTTCGACGATATCGTCGCCAAGTGCAAGCAGCACTTTGGCCACCTGCTGGGCGGCAAGTATTTCGCCGTACGCTGCAAGCGCGGGGGCCACCATGACTTCACCTCGATGGACGTCGACCGCTACGTTGGCAGCCAGCTGCGCCAGCAGTGCGGCGCCGCTGGTATCGAGCTGAAGCAACCTGAAGTGACAGTGCGCATCGAAATCCGCAATCAGCGCCTTTACGTGATCCACAACCAGCACCAAGGCATTGGCGGCTACCCGCTGGGCGCCCTGGAGCAGACACTGGTACTGATGTCCGGCGGCTTCGACTCAACCGTGGCGGCCTACCAGATGATGCGCCGCGGCCTGATGACCCATTTCTGCTTCTTCAATCTCGGCGGCCGGGCCCACGAACTGGGCGTGATGGAAGTGGCCCACTACCTGTGGAAAAAGTACGGCAGCAGCCAGCGCGTACTGTTCATCAGCGTGCCGTTCGAAGAAGTGGTCGGCGAGATCCTCAACAAAGTCGACAACAGCTACATGGGGGTGACCCTCAAGCGCATGATGCTGCGCGGCGCTGCACGCATGGCCGACCGTCTGGAAATCGATGCGCTGGTCACCGGCGAAGCGATCTCCCAGGTGTCCAGCCAGACGCTGCCGAACCTGTCGATCATCGACTCGGCCACCGACAAGCTGGTGCTGCGCCCATTGCTGGCCAGCCACAAGCAGGACATCATCGACCAGGCGACCGAAATCGGCACCGCCGACTTCGCCAAGCACATGCCTGAATATTGTGGCGTGATCTCGGTTAACCCGACCACCCATGCCAAACGTCACCGCATGGAGCATGAAGAGAAGCAGTTCGACATGGCCGTGCTGGAGCGCGCCCTCGAACGTGCCAAGTTCATCTCGATCGATCATGTGATCGACGAGCTGGGCAAGGACGTGGAAATCGAGGAAGTAAGCGAAGCGCTGCCAGGCCAGATCGTGATCGACATCCGTCACCCTGACGCCCAGGAAGACGAGCCTTTGGTGCTCGAGGGTATCGAAGTTCAGGTGATGCCGTTCTACGCGATCAACAGCAAGTTCAAGCAGCTGGATGAAACCCGCCAGTACTTGCTGTATTGCGACAAAGGTGTGATGAGCCGATTGCACGCACACCACCTGCTCAGTGAGGGACATGCCAATGTGCGTGTTTATCGTCCGGCATAAGACCCCAGGGCTGTATGGCGGCAGCATCCGCCATCGCCCTCCCGACCGCCGGGCCCGCTGAGCCTTTTACCTTCATATTGGCCGCCTAGACTGGCGGCAACCGAATCCTCTGATCGAGATACAGTTGTGATCGAAAATCTGCGTAACATCGCCATCATCGCCCACGTTGACCATGGTAAAACCACCCTGGTCGACAAACTCCTGCGTCAGTCCGGCACCCTGGAGCGTAACGAGCTCAACGACGAGCGCGTAATGGACTCCAACGACCAGGAAAAAGAGCGTGGCATTACCATTCTGGCGAAAAACACCGCCATCAACTGGAACGGCTACCACATCAACATCGTCGACACCCCCGGCCACGCCGACTTCGGTGGCGAGGTTGAGCGTGTAATGTCCATGGTCGACTCCGTGCTGCTGCTGGTCGACGCCCAGGACGGCCCTATGCCGCAAACCCGCTTCGTGACCAAGAAGGCCTTCGAAGCCGGCCTGAAGCCGATCGTCGTGATCAACAAGGTCGACCGTCCGGGCGCGCGTCCTGACTGGGTTCTGGACCAGATCTTCGACCTGTTCGACAACCTCGGTGCTACCGACGAGCAGCTGGACTTCAAAGTGGTCTACGCCTCGGCCCTGAACGGCATCGCCGGTCTGGACCACACCGCCATGGCCGAAGACATGACCCCGCTGTACCAGTCGATCGTCGACAACGTACCTGCGCCGGACGTTGACCGTGAAGGCCCGTTCCAGATGCAGATCTCGGCACTGGACTACAACAGCTTCCTGGGTGTTATCGGCGTTGGCCGTATCGCCCGCGGCCGCGTCAAGCCGAACACCCCGGTTGTCGCCATCGACACCAACGGCAAGAAGCGTAACGGCCGTATCCTCAAGCTGATGGGCCACCACGGCCTGCACCGTGTGGACGTCGAAGAAGCCCAGGCTGGCGATATCGTCTGCATCAGCGGCTTCGACGAGCTGTTCATCTCCGACACCCTGTGCGACCCGACTGCCGTCGAAGCGATGAAGCCGCTGACCGTTGACGAGCCAACCGTTTCGATGACCTTCCAGGTCAACGACTCGCCGTTCTGCGGCAAGGAAGGCAAGTTCGTCACCAGCCGTAACATCAAGGACCGTCTGGACAAGGAGCTGCTGTACAACGTTGCTCTGCGCGTTCAGGAAACCGATTCCCCTGACAAGTTCAAGGTATCGGGCCGTGGTGAGCTGCACCTGTCGGTACTGATTGAAACCATGCGCCGCGAAGGCTTCGAGATGGCCGTAGGCCGCCCTGAAGTGATCATCCGCGAAGTCGGTGGCGTCAAGCAGGAACCGTTCGAGAACGTCACCATCGACATCCCTGAAGAATCCCAGGGCAAGGTCATGGAAGAAATGGGCCTGCGTAAAGGCGACCTGACCAACATGGTTCCGGATGGCAAGGGCCGTGTTCGCCTGGAGTACAACATTCCAGCCCGTGGTCTGATCGGCTTCCGTAACCAGTTCCTGACCCTGACCAACGGTGCAGGCATCCTGACCTCGATCTTCGATCGCTATGACACCATGAAGTCGGGCCAGATGTCCGGCCGCCTCAACGGTGTACTGGTTTCGGTCGAGACCGGCAAGGCACTGACCTACTCCCTGGAAACCCTGCAGGCGCGCGGCAAGCTGTTCGTCGAGCACGGTCAGGAGAT from Pseudomonas putida includes the following:
- the glnA gene encoding type I glutamate--ammonia ligase gives rise to the protein MSKSVQLIKDHDVKWIDLRFTDTKGTQHHVTMPARDGLDEDFFEVGKMFDGSSIAGWKGIEASDMILMPVDDTAVLDPFTEEPTLIITCDIVDPSSMQGYDRDPRAIAKRAEEYLKSTGIGDTVFAGPEPEFFIFDEVKFQSDISGSMFKIFSEQGSWMTGADVEGGNKGHRPGVKGGYFPVPPFDHDHEIRTAMCNALEEMGQTVEVHHHEVATAGQNEIGVKFNTLVKKADEVQALKYVVHNVADAYGRTATFMPKPLYGDNGSGMHVHMSIWKDGKNTFAGEGYAGLSETALYFIGGIIKHGKALNGFTNPSTNSYKRLVPGFEAPVMLAYSARNRSASIRIPYVGSPKARRIEARFPDPSANPYLAFAALLMAGLDGIQNKIHPGDAADKNLYDLPPEEAKDIPQVCGSLKEALEELDKGRAFLTKGGVFSDDFIDAFIELKSEEEIKVRTFVHPLEYELYYSC
- the thiI gene encoding tRNA uracil 4-sulfurtransferase ThiI produces the protein MKLIVKVFPEITIKSRPVRKRFIRQLGKNIRNVLKDLDPELAVDGVWDNLEVVTRVEDEKVQREMIERLTCTPGITHFLQVEEYPLGDFDDIVAKCKQHFGHLLGGKYFAVRCKRGGHHDFTSMDVDRYVGSQLRQQCGAAGIELKQPEVTVRIEIRNQRLYVIHNQHQGIGGYPLGALEQTLVLMSGGFDSTVAAYQMMRRGLMTHFCFFNLGGRAHELGVMEVAHYLWKKYGSSQRVLFISVPFEEVVGEILNKVDNSYMGVTLKRMMLRGAARMADRLEIDALVTGEAISQVSSQTLPNLSIIDSATDKLVLRPLLASHKQDIIDQATEIGTADFAKHMPEYCGVISVNPTTHAKRHRMEHEEKQFDMAVLERALERAKFISIDHVIDELGKDVEIEEVSEALPGQIVIDIRHPDAQEDEPLVLEGIEVQVMPFYAINSKFKQLDETRQYLLYCDKGVMSRLHAHHLLSEGHANVRVYRPA
- the typA gene encoding translational GTPase TypA encodes the protein MIENLRNIAIIAHVDHGKTTLVDKLLRQSGTLERNELNDERVMDSNDQEKERGITILAKNTAINWNGYHINIVDTPGHADFGGEVERVMSMVDSVLLLVDAQDGPMPQTRFVTKKAFEAGLKPIVVINKVDRPGARPDWVLDQIFDLFDNLGATDEQLDFKVVYASALNGIAGLDHTAMAEDMTPLYQSIVDNVPAPDVDREGPFQMQISALDYNSFLGVIGVGRIARGRVKPNTPVVAIDTNGKKRNGRILKLMGHHGLHRVDVEEAQAGDIVCISGFDELFISDTLCDPTAVEAMKPLTVDEPTVSMTFQVNDSPFCGKEGKFVTSRNIKDRLDKELLYNVALRVQETDSPDKFKVSGRGELHLSVLIETMRREGFEMAVGRPEVIIREVGGVKQEPFENVTIDIPEESQGKVMEEMGLRKGDLTNMVPDGKGRVRLEYNIPARGLIGFRNQFLTLTNGAGILTSIFDRYDTMKSGQMSGRLNGVLVSVETGKALTYSLETLQARGKLFVEHGQEIYNGQIIGLNSRDNDLGVNPTKGKKLDNMRASGKDEVIALVPPVRHTLEQALEFIQDDELCEVTPKSIRLRKKILDEGERTRAAKKAKN